From Thalassotalea psychrophila:
CTTTGGGATTATGCTCAGGGTTTTCGACCAAAATTAAATGGGCTAGTTCACCATTTTTTAATGAAGGTATTTGCACAAATGGGTATTGACAATAAATGTCTCCATTTACAATTAAAAAAGGCTCACTTCCTAATAGTGGTAATGCGTTAACAATACCTCCCGCGGTTTCTAACGCGCCATCAAGCTCTGCGCTATATTGAATCGAAACCCCAAACCCTTGTCCACAGCCAAAATAGTCTTCTATCTGATCACCTAACCAAGCATGATTGATAATGATATCAGTTATCCCTGCAGCTTTAAGGTTATTCAAGTGATGTTCTATTAAAGGAATCCCAGCCACTTTCAATAAAGGTTTTGGGCAATTATCGGTTAGAGGCTTCATTCTTTCACCTCGCCCTGCGGCTAAAATCATTGCCTTCATACTCTAGCCTTTTGCTGGCTAGCAAGCTTAGTAATACTTGGTAGTACTTTACTCTTAACTAAATTGCTTAAAAAAGTTAACTCTGGATACTTGGCCGCAATGTCTATTATATAAGATAGAGTTAATGGAATATCTTTCAAATATCCAGATTTCCCATCGCGATGATATAAACGCGCAAAAATCCCACTCGCCTTTATATGCCGTTGCAGTCCCATAAAGTCAAACCAACGCGTAAATTGCTGATAACTAACATCGACTTTATTATTCAAATAATAATTATGAACATGTGGTTCAATCAATTCATCTTCCCAACGGACATAGCAATCTCTAAGTAATGAAACCAAGTCATAGGTAAATGGCCCTTTAACAGCGTCTTGAAAGTCTATTACCGCAATATCACCGCTAGCAATTAACATTAAATTACGACTGTGAAAGTCGCGATGTACCGTCACTTGTGGTTGCTCTAACGCACTTGCTATTAACAAATCAAAGCATTGTTGAAGTTGCTTGGTTTCATCAATGGTTAAACTGATATTTAAATGTTTGTGCACTAACCAATCGCTGAAAATATCCACTTCTAATTGTAAAAATGGAGCATCATAAACAGGTAAAGGCCACTGTTCTTGTGCTGACACCTTTTGGATTTTTGGTAACAGCTTTATCGCTTTTTCATATAGAGCAGCTATCGTCGTTTCATCGAGTTTGTCACTCAATAAAACATCGCCAAAATCTGATAAACACATGAATCCATTTGCTTCATCATAATGAATAATTTCAGGTACAATTAAACCGGAAGAACGAAAACTATGCGCTAAACTTACAAAAGCTAAATTGTTTAATTTCTCTGGTGGCGCATCTACGATGATATAGCTATTTTCATCTAGAATTAAACGGTAATACACTCTGAAGCCCGCATCACCAGATAAAGGAGCAATATTGAGTAATTCATCTGGAAAAATATGCGCGAGCCAAGTTCCAAGTTTTTGCTTACGAGTAAGAGCAGACAATTAAAACATCCAAGGTTTAATGTGAATAAATTAGAATTAACTACAATATACCTTAATGAAAAACACTAAAATATAAATTGTTGAATTATTAGTAAAATTATTGTCAAAAGCTATGTTAAACTAATGATTAATACTATTGTATTGTAATAATAATTAAAAAATCTGTCATAATTCTATTATTCTTAAAGTTAAGAATTTTGCAGATCACAGCAGCATTTATTTACCGGACTATGCATGCCACACACCCGTAGTTTATTTTTTGTCGTTTTATTAGGCGTAAATAGCTTCGCTATTGCAGCTGAAGATGACACTCAAGCATTGATAATCAAGTGCCCTATTCCTGTTCCAGAGCCTATTACTTTAGAAAACCCAGAACAGCTCGATCACCAATCAATTTTAATAGAATCTAAAAAATCATACGTTGAGAAAAATCAGTCAACCCGCTTTTCTGGAGGAGTAAAATTAGCCTCCGGAGATAAGAAAATAGCCGCCGACGAAATATTAGTCGATCGAGTAAATGGTAAAATATCGGCTACTGGAAATACTCGTTTTCAAGATAACTCAATGACCATCAATGCCGATAGTTTAGTGGCAAGTTCTATTGAAAAGAAAATGATTCTTTCAAACTCTCAATATCAGCTACATTCATCACCAGGCAGAGGAACAGCTGAAGAATTAAAAATAAGTGAGCTTGGAGCAAGTTTAGTTGACTCAAGTTTTACCACCTGTACTGAACCTGTGCCTGACTGGCAAATATCGGCAAGCGAAATTAATTTATCAACAAAAGATAATGAAGGTGAAGCTTGGAACACTGTATTTAGAGTAAAAGATGTTCCGGTATTTTACCTTCCTTATTTCAACTTTCCACTTACCGATGAACGTAAAACAGGTTTTTTATATCCGACTATTTCTTCTTCAAGTAGTAAAGGTGCTGAGGTTGGTTTACCTTTTTATTGGAATATTGCCGAGAATATGGACGCCACTATCACACCAATTCATATGTCTGAACGTGGCACGCAATTAAACACCGAATTCAGGTATTTAACCGGACAGCAATTTGGTCAAATAGATCTAGAGTATTTAGATAAAGACAAAGAGCTAATAAATAATGATGACGCTCGTTATTTGGCAAGGTACCAACATGCTGGTACTTTTGCTGAAAATTATCGTGTGTATGTTGATTACAGTGATATTAGTGATGACAATTATTTAGTTGATATTGGCAGCAAGCAATTTAGTAAATCTGAAGCCTATTTATGGCGCATTGGTGAGCTTTCGTATTTTAGTAATAACTGGCATTCAACAGTTAAGGTACAAGATTTTAAAGTACTAGGCGATAATAACCCTAGCTACCGAACTTTGCCGCAACTTGAATTGGATGTGTATCAACCGTTAGGGTTCCTTAATAGTACTTTTAATATTTATAGTGAATACTCTCATTTCGACATATCTAATGAAGATCTTCCGACCGCAGATAGACTACATGTAGAAACAGGGTTATCGATCCCATACTCAAAGCCTGGGTGGTTTATTAATTCTGATTTTAGGGTAATGCATACTGCCTACCAACAAGACAATGTGGAAAATGTAAATCTTACTACTAGCTTAAATCTAACTGAAGAAGCCGATCGTACATTACCAAAAG
This genomic window contains:
- the murU gene encoding N-acetylmuramate alpha-1-phosphate uridylyltransferase MurU, with the protein product MKAMILAAGRGERMKPLTDNCPKPLLKVAGIPLIEHHLNNLKAAGITDIIINHAWLGDQIEDYFGCGQGFGVSIQYSAELDGALETAGGIVNALPLLGSEPFLIVNGDIYCQYPFVQIPSLKNGELAHLILVENPEHNPKGDFAFNNDKLKWGEEFNNKYTYSGIGLYQPKLFTDLKIEKAPLAPILIAAMKNDDISGSLYSGLWSDVGTPERLTQINKQVMEK
- a CDS encoding aminoglycoside phosphotransferase family protein; the protein is MSALTRKQKLGTWLAHIFPDELLNIAPLSGDAGFRVYYRLILDENSYIIVDAPPEKLNNLAFVSLAHSFRSSGLIVPEIIHYDEANGFMCLSDFGDVLLSDKLDETTIAALYEKAIKLLPKIQKVSAQEQWPLPVYDAPFLQLEVDIFSDWLVHKHLNISLTIDETKQLQQCFDLLIASALEQPQVTVHRDFHSRNLMLIASGDIAVIDFQDAVKGPFTYDLVSLLRDCYVRWEDELIEPHVHNYYLNNKVDVSYQQFTRWFDFMGLQRHIKASGIFARLYHRDGKSGYLKDIPLTLSYIIDIAAKYPELTFLSNLVKSKVLPSITKLASQQKARV
- the lptD gene encoding LPS assembly protein LptD; translation: MPHTRSLFFVVLLGVNSFAIAAEDDTQALIIKCPIPVPEPITLENPEQLDHQSILIESKKSYVEKNQSTRFSGGVKLASGDKKIAADEILVDRVNGKISATGNTRFQDNSMTINADSLVASSIEKKMILSNSQYQLHSSPGRGTAEELKISELGASLVDSSFTTCTEPVPDWQISASEINLSTKDNEGEAWNTVFRVKDVPVFYLPYFNFPLTDERKTGFLYPTISSSSSKGAEVGLPFYWNIAENMDATITPIHMSERGTQLNTEFRYLTGQQFGQIDLEYLDKDKELINNDDARYLARYQHAGTFAENYRVYVDYSDISDDNYLVDIGSKQFSKSEAYLWRIGELSYFSNNWHSTVKVQDFKVLGDNNPSYRTLPQLELDVYQPLGFLNSTFNIYSEYSHFDISNEDLPTADRLHVETGLSIPYSKPGWFINSDFRVMHTAYQQDNVENVNLTTSLNLTEEADRTLPKVRIHTGLNFDRDTSFLVDDMTQTFEPQIQYLYIPEKDQNDIFIYDTSPLQDDFDGLFRDRRFSGLDRIAEANQVSFGATTRILNQSNTELFHLSVGRIFYLDNSSISFDEEGTQEDSSALAADMFIQLARRWQFKSDIQYDTKNSRTDKSHVSIDYRKDNRNIFQLSHRYIENVSGVQIEQASALSSFPINKDWQVVGRVTHDLIRKRSLEAYGGVQYESCCWAIRFAVYRNINTNLDEQDFDSENRDEFDNGFMLQFVLKGLGGNQKPLPIDDMLESGIFGYKRPYFLSN